The sequence TGTAAGATCTTATTTTAAAGACGAGAGGCTTATTTCGCTTATGGAATTTCCGGTTATTTTTTTAGGAGCTATGCCTGATAAAATACCAGCTCTTTACAGTTTAATGAATTATTCAGCTTTCTCAATGGGTACCTGGTATCCGATGGGCGGCATGTGCAAGATCATCGAAGGCATGCACAAGCTTGCTTTATCACTCGGTGTTAAATTCAAAACAAATGCAGCCGTAGACGAAATAGCTGTACTTTCTAATAAAGCTATTTCAGTATCCTCTAAATCTTACGCTTATAAAGCTGATGCAGTTGTTGCGTCTGCAGACTATCATCATGTTGAAAAAAAACTGCTGGGAGAATCTGATAGAAATTACACGGAAGACTACTGGAGCAAAAAAGTGATGGCGCCATCGTGCCTGATCTTTTATTTAGGAGTTAACAAGCGCATCAATAAACTAGAGCATCACAATCTTTTTTTCGACACCGACTTTAATAAACATGCTTCTCAAATATATGATAAACCGCAATGGCCCGAAGATCCTTTATTTTATGCCTGTTGCCCCACAAAAACAGATTCGAGTGTAGCTCCGGCGGGTATGGAAAATTTATTTATACTCATACCGCTAGCCTCAGGTCTTGAAGACAACAAAGAATTGCATGACGTTTATTTTAATAAAGTTGTGCAGCGCCTTGAAAAGCACTGCAACGAAAACATCAGTGAACATTTAGTTTATAAGCGAAGTTATTGTTCAAACGATTTTATAGCGGACTATAATGCGTTTAAAGGAAATGCCTACGGTTTGGCAAATACGCTAAATCAGACTGCGATTTTTAAACCCTCTATAAAAAACAAACACATTGAAAATTTATTTTACACAGGGCAGTTAACTGTTCCAGGGCCCGGAGTTCCACCAGCTATTATCTCCGGCAAAATAGTCGTAAACGAAGTGCTTAACTATTTAAAATCTAAAAAATAACCCGTGAAAGAACTGTTTGATAAAGTTTCCTGCAAGGTTAGTGTTATTACAACCAAAACTTACAGTACGAGTTTTTCGTTAGGAATTTATTGTCTCGACAAGAAGTTTCACGAGCCCATCTATAACATTTATGGATTCGTAAGATTTGCCGACGAAATTGTAGATTCCTTTCACGGCTACGACAAAGAACTTTTATTGCGGGAGTTTAAAGAAGAAACTTACAAAGCCATTGAGCGTAAAATAAGTTTGAATCCGATATTAAATAGTTTTCAAAGTGTTGTGCATGCCTATAATATTGAGCAGGACCTGGTTGATGGATTTCTTAAAAGCATGGAGATGGATCTTTCCACCAGCAGTCATAATAAAGCTTCTTACGAAAATTATATTTATGGCTCAGCGGAAGTTGTGGGCCTGATGTGCTTAAGGGTATTCACCGAAAACAGTGAGGAAAAATACCAGGCTCTAAAACCTTTTGCAATGAGACTTGGTTCGGCATTTCAAAAGGTAAATTTTTTAAGGGATATTCAAAGCGATTATAAAACTCTCGAAAGGGTCTATTTTCCCGGGGTTGATCTGGACAACTTCGCAATTTCAGAAAAAAGAAACATTGAAAAAGAAATTGAAGTGGATTTTGCCGAGGCCTTACAGGGAATTAAACGATTGCCATCCGGATCTCGTTTTGGTGTTTACGTAGCTTACATTTACTACAAAAGTTTGTTTGATAAAATTAAAGACACACCCGCCAGTTTAATACTGAACCAGCGCATACGCATTTCGAACAGTGAAAAAATCTACCTGCTCTGCAGCTCATACTTTAAAAATGCCTTGCGGCTATTATAAAATCTTTAAACTTCCCCCGAAATTGCGCGCGGCAAAAAAACTTCTGAACGCGCGATGAATGCGGCACTAAACATCATTAAGTAGACAAACCTTTACCATGAAACTTGATCCTGAAATTAATCATCCAATGACCGCTGAAGCTTTTGAACAGAGCGATGCAGAAAAAATTAAGAGTATTGAATACCATTTTGGAAAGATTATGGAGACTATGGGTCTTGATCTTTCGGATGACAGTCTTAAAGATACGCCGGGCCGTGTGGCTAAAATGTACGTGAAAGAACTCTTCAGTGGCCTGAATCCGATTAATAAACCCGAGGTAACTCTTTTTGACAACACGTACAACTATACTGAAATGCTCCTGGAAAAAAACATTACTTTTTTTAGTAACTGCGAACATCATTTCGTTCCTATTTTCGGAAGAGCTCATGTAGCCTATATTTCATCAGGTAAAATTATAGGTCTTTCAAAACTAAACCGAATTGTAAATTACTTTTCAAGAAGGCCACAAGTTCAGGAAAGGTTAACGATGCAGATCGCGAAAGACCTTCAAGAGCAGCTGCAAACCGAGGATGTAGCCATTCTTATGGATGCCAGGCATTTTTGTGTAGCATCAAGAGGGATAAAGGATTCATCGGCATCAACCGTAACTTCCTTTTACGGAGGAAAATTCAAAGACGAGGTTTTGAAAAAAGAATTCATGAACGCAATTAATTTAAAAGAACATTACTAATGGTGAATCCAATTGACAAAGATAAGACAACTGAATATCCGGGACTTATACCCTATCCTCATACCCTGGGTAGCAGCTTAGTAAAACCTGAGGATGTGGGTAAAATAAAATCGCGCGCTCTTTCGGCCATGGAAGAGCAAACGTCTATGCAACTCCTGCAGTTACACAGGCAGGCTGAACTACTGGCAAGCCAGGCGAAGGAAATTCAAAAACGCATTGAGATAAGTACGCTCATTTACACTGCAACTATGTCTTTTGAGCCATTAATAGGTCACCTTTATCACCTCTATAAAAAAGAAGAAACATACAGGCTGATGCTTGTGGGACCTTCTGAATGGGGCAGATCAAAGGGCAACCAGTTAGAATTCATAAACACAGTAAAACTTTTAAGTGATCATACCTGGGAAATCATTTAAAATTAAATCAACTAATTAATTTAAGTAAATTCACGGTCACACAAAAACATGAGATCATATCGCATAGCAGAACTCGAACAGTTGACCGGAATCAAGGCTCACACGATAAGGATTTGGGAAAAGCGCTACAATCTAATTACGCCCGACAGAACTTCTACCAACTATAGACGCTACGATGACGAACAATTAAAGAAACTTTTAAATGTCTCTACGCTCTTATCACTGGGACATAAAATTTCTCATATTTCTTTACTGAACGAGAAAGAGATGTTCCGGCTGGTGACTGAGAGTCAGGAGCAGGGAACTGATAGTATTATATGCGATGGCTTTATAAACAATCTTTTAGCAGCTATGCTAAAGTATGATGAAGCTGCCTTCGAAAAAACTTATTCAGCTTCGGTAACACGTTTTGGTTTGTTTGATGCGATGATAAATGTTTTTTACCCACTGCTTACTAAGATTGGCTATTTGTGGACGACTAACGAAGTAAACCCCGCCCAGGAACATTTTGCTTCCTGCCTCATTAAACGCAAATTGATGGCGGCTACTGACGGCTTGCCTCCCGCCGGAAAAAAAAGCAAGAAATTTCTTCTTTCCCTTTTACCAACTGAATCACACGATATCAGTTTACTATTTGCAAACTATATAATCAGAGCAAAAGGCCATGAGACTGTATATCTTGGTCAGGATGTACCTTTTGAAAATATCTTCTCAACGCTCGAAGAAACAAAACCACAGTTTTTTCTAACTTTTTTTACTTTGTCGCAAAACCTAAACGAGCTGTCTGTTAATCTTAAAAACAAATTAAGCTTGCCTGCTAACGTCACCTTTTTAATTGGCGGAAATTCTTCAATAACCGATCACCTTGAAAAAAAATTTAAAGCAGGGGTTCTTAAAGGTCCGAAAGATTTAGCGAAGTATTTGAAATAACTACGCTTGTTTTTTATGGAGTACTAAAGTTTGATCTTAAGAAGTTACACTCCTCTTGTTTAAATAAACATACTACCGTTTGAAGTTTATTCGCTCACTCCCAATTTATTTACTCAACCAGAGATTGCGGTATAATTTTTCAGGGTCATATTCTTCAGCCTGCTTTTCAATATTGAAATACCGGTTACCTCTCGGATCATTTCCAACCCCTGCCAGGTAAGCCCAGTTGCCCCAGTTGCTGCACACATCATAGTCAATGAGCTGCTGCTCGAAATAAGCGGCTCCATAGCGCCAATCTAACTTTAAATCGTTGCACAAATAACTCGCTACATTTTGCCTGCCCCTATTGCTCATATAGCCCGTGAGTTTTAATTCCTGCATGTTGGCGTCTATAAAATCATTCCCGGTTTTTCCGTCCATCCATTTTAATAACAACTTTTTATTTAAAGCAGCCGGCGGGGAGCCTGCATTTTTTATTCCTGAAAAGAGAAAAAATTTATGCCTGTATTTTTTCATCATAAATCTAAAATAATCGCGCCACAGTAATTCAAAAACCAACCAGTAAGTAGAATCATTAGCAGAAAACTGAGATTCGTATTTTTTTATTTCATAATAAATCTCTCTTGGCGATAAACATCCCAATCCCAACCAGGGAGAAAATTTCGTGGAGTAATCACTTCCCAGCATTTCATTTCTTGTCTCCTTGTAGCGTGAAATATTTTGCGTTTCAAAAAAATAAGAATTCAGCCTTTTGCATGCTTCGCTTTCTCCTCCTCTAAAAAGAATAGCCGCTCGGGGATCCTGGGCTACCGGTGCCAGAGAGAGCTCTTCGAGTTCAGGCAAATGCAGTTTAGGAATAGCGGGAGATGTGATTTGTGAAGGCTTTTCAAAAACCGCTCTCACGGGTGATTCTCGTTCTATTTTCTTTCTAAAATTTGTAAATATATCCGGAATATCTTTTATAGAAAAAGGCAAATCCTGCGCGTGGTATAAGGTACTTGTACTAAAGCTTTCGAATGAACAATTCAGTTTCCATAGTTCTTTTTCAACCAATTCTTCTTTTTCCTTTTCCTCATAGGCCACTTCGCGTTTTGCAAACACTTTTGTAACGCCATATTCCTTCGCCAGTTTATAAAGTTCTGTTGCTGGTTTTCCTCTCACAACTATAAGACCTGAGCCAAGCTTACGCAAGTTGGCATCGAGATCAAACAAAGACTCAAGTAAAAACTGCCCTCTGAAATTTCCAGTCTTCTGGAAACCGAACTCCGTTTTTTTGAAATGATCCTCATCCAGACAATAAACAGGAATGATTTCACCACTTCTTTCAATAGCGCGGATCAGCGTTTCATTATCATGCAAGCGGAGATCTGTTTTAAACCAAACAATTGAACGTTTCATCAGAGTTCGTTTATATGCGTTAAATAATACTCTGCTTGTTGCAGAATAGCAGACTTGTCGGCGGGTTTCATTTTTTGCCAGACATTGTACATCATACCTACCCTGGCATTTTTAGATAGTTTTTCCCTGTGCTGATCATAAAAATTCCAGTATAAACTATTGAAGGGACATGCGCGGTCTCCTGTTTTTTTAGTCTTGTTGTAGTAGCAGCCTGAGCAATAATGACTCATCTTATCTATGTACGTTGCAGAGCTCACATAAGGTTTCGTTGCTATGAGACCTCCATCTGCATACTGGCTCATACCGCGTGTGTTGGTAATCTCTACCCACTGCAAAGCGTCTATGTAGATACCGAGATACCACTTATCCACTTCATCCGGATCAACACCTGCTAACAAGGCAAAATTTCCGGTTACCATGAGCCGCTGAATATGATGGGCGTATGCGTAGTTAAGAGATTGGCTGATCGCCTCCCGGAGACAGTTCATTTTGGTTTTGCCGGTCCAATACCAATCGGGCAATTTGTTTTTATTCGCAAAATAATTTACCGAAGCAAACTCTGGCATTTTTAACCAGTACATGCCCCGCATGTATTCCCTCCAGCCAAGAACCTGTCGTACAAACCCCTCTAACTGGTTGAAGGCAATTTCATCCGGCCTTTTTTCCCATTCTAAGAGCGCTCTATCAATTACTTCTTGCGGAGATATCAATTTGCAATTCAGAGAAAAAGATAAGCGTGAATGATATAAAGACCACTCCTGCGGAGACATGGCATCCTGGTAAGTTCCAAAAAGCGGCAGACACTCTGTTGCAAAAAAATCAAGTAGTTCTAATGACTGTTGGCGGCTTACCGGCCAAATAAAATTTTCAGAATCAACAGTACCAATAGTTTGGATGTTGGCTTGAGCAAGTTCTGAAATAATCTCAGCAACAGAATTCTTAAAAACAAAAGGTTCTGTGGCCCTGTGATTTACCGGTAATTTTTTCCGGTTTTCTGCATCGAAGTTCCATTGGCCATTGTAAGGCCCTGTACCCTGCATTAAAAAAGAATGTTTCTTCCTCATATAGCGGTAAAAACTTTCCATGAGGTAGGTCTTTTTACCTTCGAAAAAATCGCCCAGTTCCTTTCTGCTTGTAAAAAAATGTTCCGTATCAAAAGATGCAGAAGAAATAGTAAGGCTTTGCGAATACTTCAGGAGCTCCTGGTCCACTCTATACTCATCTGGCAGCAGATACTCAAAATGATTAAAGTGGTATTTGCTTATAAGGCTATTGCAGTTTCCTGCGAAGGTTTGCACATTATCCCGATCATTTAATTTGATGTAAATAACCCAATGCCCTTTTTCTTCTAACGCAGCTGCAAAGTGCCGCATAGCGCTAAAGAAAGCAGCGACTTTTTGTATGTGGTGCCAAACGTAATCTGTTTCCGAACGCACTTCCATTAGCACATACACAACAGTTGAATCTACCACTTTAAACCACGAGTGGTTTATATGGAGTTGATCGCCGAGAATCAAGCGCAGGGTTTTGGCACTATTTGTATGTGAAGACATTCAGACTATTTACTTAATCGTTTAGTTCTGCAGGCATCGCTGCAATATTTTACATTCTCCCAGTTCTTTTCCCATTTTTTTCTCCAGTCGAAAGGTCTGTTGCATACAACACAGATCTTTGATGGCAGGTTTTGTTTTCTTATTCCTTTCATTCTGCATTAAGTTTAAG is a genomic window of Sphingobacteriaceae bacterium containing:
- a CDS encoding phytoene dehydrogenase; translated protein: MAKISIIGSGFSGLSAACYAAQAGHEVEVFEKNETLGGRARSFSENGFMFDMGPSWYWMPDIFEKFFADFGKTPSDYYELVKLSPSFQLFYKDHAPMVVPSELNDLYALFEGIEPGSADKLRKFLKEGELKYTIAMDRLIYKPALSWKEYASWDVLTGALRTRIFQSMSTHVRSYFKDERLISLMEFPVIFLGAMPDKIPALYSLMNYSAFSMGTWYPMGGMCKIIEGMHKLALSLGVKFKTNAAVDEIAVLSNKAISVSSKSYAYKADAVVASADYHHVEKKLLGESDRNYTEDYWSKKVMAPSCLIFYLGVNKRINKLEHHNLFFDTDFNKHASQIYDKPQWPEDPLFYACCPTKTDSSVAPAGMENLFILIPLASGLEDNKELHDVYFNKVVQRLEKHCNENISEHLVYKRSYCSNDFIADYNAFKGNAYGLANTLNQTAIFKPSIKNKHIENLFYTGQLTVPGPGVPPAIISGKIVVNEVLNYLKSKK
- a CDS encoding phytoene synthase, encoding MKELFDKVSCKVSVITTKTYSTSFSLGIYCLDKKFHEPIYNIYGFVRFADEIVDSFHGYDKELLLREFKEETYKAIERKISLNPILNSFQSVVHAYNIEQDLVDGFLKSMEMDLSTSSHNKASYENYIYGSAEVVGLMCLRVFTENSEEKYQALKPFAMRLGSAFQKVNFLRDIQSDYKTLERVYFPGVDLDNFAISEKRNIEKEIEVDFAEALQGIKRLPSGSRFGVYVAYIYYKSLFDKIKDTPASLILNQRIRISNSEKIYLLCSSYFKNALRLL
- a CDS encoding GTP cyclohydrolase I FolE, producing MKLDPEINHPMTAEAFEQSDAEKIKSIEYHFGKIMETMGLDLSDDSLKDTPGRVAKMYVKELFSGLNPINKPEVTLFDNTYNYTEMLLEKNITFFSNCEHHFVPIFGRAHVAYISSGKIIGLSKLNRIVNYFSRRPQVQERLTMQIAKDLQEQLQTEDVAILMDARHFCVASRGIKDSSASTVTSFYGGKFKDEVLKKEFMNAINLKEHY
- a CDS encoding MerR family transcriptional regulator, which codes for MRSYRIAELEQLTGIKAHTIRIWEKRYNLITPDRTSTNYRRYDDEQLKKLLNVSTLLSLGHKISHISLLNEKEMFRLVTESQEQGTDSIICDGFINNLLAAMLKYDEAAFEKTYSASVTRFGLFDAMINVFYPLLTKIGYLWTTNEVNPAQEHFASCLIKRKLMAATDGLPPAGKKSKKFLLSLLPTESHDISLLFANYIIRAKGHETVYLGQDVPFENIFSTLEETKPQFFLTFFTLSQNLNELSVNLKNKLSLPANVTFLIGGNSSITDHLEKKFKAGVLKGPKDLAKYLK
- a CDS encoding cryptochrome DASH, which translates into the protein MKRSIVWFKTDLRLHDNETLIRAIERSGEIIPVYCLDEDHFKKTEFGFQKTGNFRGQFLLESLFDLDANLRKLGSGLIVVRGKPATELYKLAKEYGVTKVFAKREVAYEEKEKEELVEKELWKLNCSFESFSTSTLYHAQDLPFSIKDIPDIFTNFRKKIERESPVRAVFEKPSQITSPAIPKLHLPELEELSLAPVAQDPRAAILFRGGESEACKRLNSYFFETQNISRYKETRNEMLGSDYSTKFSPWLGLGCLSPREIYYEIKKYESQFSANDSTYWLVFELLWRDYFRFMMKKYRHKFFLFSGIKNAGSPPAALNKKLLLKWMDGKTGNDFIDANMQELKLTGYMSNRGRQNVASYLCNDLKLDWRYGAAYFEQQLIDYDVCSNWGNWAYLAGVGNDPRGNRYFNIEKQAEEYDPEKLYRNLWLSK
- a CDS encoding cryptochrome/photolyase family protein yields the protein MSSHTNSAKTLRLILGDQLHINHSWFKVVDSTVVYVLMEVRSETDYVWHHIQKVAAFFSAMRHFAAALEEKGHWVIYIKLNDRDNVQTFAGNCNSLISKYHFNHFEYLLPDEYRVDQELLKYSQSLTISSASFDTEHFFTSRKELGDFFEGKKTYLMESFYRYMRKKHSFLMQGTGPYNGQWNFDAENRKKLPVNHRATEPFVFKNSVAEIISELAQANIQTIGTVDSENFIWPVSRQQSLELLDFFATECLPLFGTYQDAMSPQEWSLYHSRLSFSLNCKLISPQEVIDRALLEWEKRPDEIAFNQLEGFVRQVLGWREYMRGMYWLKMPEFASVNYFANKNKLPDWYWTGKTKMNCLREAISQSLNYAYAHHIQRLMVTGNFALLAGVDPDEVDKWYLGIYIDALQWVEITNTRGMSQYADGGLIATKPYVSSATYIDKMSHYCSGCYYNKTKKTGDRACPFNSLYWNFYDQHREKLSKNARVGMMYNVWQKMKPADKSAILQQAEYYLTHINEL